Genomic DNA from Paenibacillus borealis:
CGGAGAGCTTACTGCCTGGCAGTCTGCTATGAAACAAACGCGCCTCTCCTAATAAGGAGGGCGCGCTGCGGTAAGTTCATATGAAGGCTGTCCTAATCAAACAGCAGTATAGTAGATCTGTATAGCTCCAGTGTAGTCTATTGCTGCTTCGCATACCATTCGGAGAACTGCTTCTGGTATTCGGCGATGTATTTGTCGATACCGGCTGCTTTTAACCGTTCCAGTGCCTTCGGGAAGGCAGTGTTATAATCACTGAAGCCGCTGCCGATGGGGGCAAGGTATTCGGTAAATACGCCGTTCAGCTTGGTTTCTTCATTTTTAACCGGGGTATTGTCGAAGTTGAAGCCTGCACCCTTGGAAATAATCGCTCCGTCATCCCATGCTTTGTAATCGGCAATGAAATCATCCGGTACAGTGTTGTCAAAGCGCATGAAGTTCTTGTTCATCAGCAGCCAGTCGGGAATCAGCGAATCGGTGTTAATTTTCGTCAGACGGCCGTTAGCGTCCAGTGTATAATCAGTTCCCTCAATACCATAGGCGAACAGGTCATACAGCTCCTGGTTTTTTTGCAGCAGGTTGAAGAACATGACATAACGCTCAGGGTCCTTGGCTGCGGCAGAGACGAAGAAGGCGGTGCTGTAGGTGCCTCTGCTGATTTTTGGACGGCCGGTGCCCAGGAAATAATTGACCAGCTTGGCTTCAGGCATTGCCTGTGAGATGGTAGCTGCGCCTTCAAACGGACGTGCTGCGGTTCCCGCCCAGAACATCGCTTTGCCGGAGTTCCAGTCAGACTGCAGCTGAGGCACATTCGTTGCGGCATATTTCGGAATGATCCCTTTCTCGTACCAGCCGTGCATCAGCCCGGCATAGGTTTTGAATTCAGGAGATTCGAACCAGCTGATAATCTGATCATCCTTGGCCGATTCATCCAGGGCGATGAAATCATTTTGCCAGTACAGATTCTTGTCGGTGAAGTCATATTGCAGCATTCTGCGGGCATCCGTGTTGGCATATCCGATCAGCTCGGGGTGAAGCGCATGGACTTTATCATAGAACTGCTCAAGCTCGGCAAGGGAGGAGACCTGGGTCATTCCTGCCTCCTCCAGCAGATCCTGCCGGACCAGCACACTGTAAAATTCAGCGGAATTCGGCTTGTTGCCTACAGGAACCGCATATTGTTTCCCGTCCAGCTGGAAGGCCCGGAAGGAAGCCTCGTCCACCGCCGCACTCAAATCCGCTGCTGCTGCAGAGATATAGGGAGTGAGGTCGGTGTAGAGTCCTTTGGCTACAGATTTCACCATATAGTTGGCATCTGTATAGGTCGCGAAATCCTCGCCGGTTGACAGCATCAGGTCCGTTTTGCCGCCGCCGTATTCCGTCCAGGGCAGGAACTGAAATTCAACCTCGGCATTGATTTCTTTTTTGATCACATCAAAGAACTCCGTCTTGGCCAGCTCCTTCATCCGGTTCGACTCGTCCCCGTACAGCACAATCTTCAGCTTGGCCGGTGCCAGAGCTGCACCTTCATTTCCACTGTCTGTCGCAGTTGTTGCCGGTGC
This window encodes:
- a CDS encoding ABC transporter substrate-binding protein; amino-acid sequence: MTKKKGWLSLLLATVFLVSGCSQGNNESANSGNAASNNSGGTAPATTATDSGNEGAALAPAKLKIVLYGDESNRMKELAKTEFFDVIKKEINAEVEFQFLPWTEYGGGKTDLMLSTGEDFATYTDANYMVKSVAKGLYTDLTPYISAAAADLSAAVDEASFRAFQLDGKQYAVPVGNKPNSAEFYSVLVRQDLLEEAGMTQVSSLAELEQFYDKVHALHPELIGYANTDARRMLQYDFTDKNLYWQNDFIALDESAKDDQIISWFESPEFKTYAGLMHGWYEKGIIPKYAATNVPQLQSDWNSGKAMFWAGTAARPFEGAATISQAMPEAKLVNYFLGTGRPKISRGTYSTAFFVSAAAKDPERYVMFFNLLQKNQELYDLFAYGIEGTDYTLDANGRLTKINTDSLIPDWLLMNKNFMRFDNTVPDDFIADYKAWDDGAIISKGAGFNFDNTPVKNEETKLNGVFTEYLAPIGSGFSDYNTAFPKALERLKAAGIDKYIAEYQKQFSEWYAKQQ